TCAAACAGGTTTATGAGAAAGACATGGATGAAACTGTGGGGAACGGATTCTACTTGACTATGTCATATCCAAATTATGATGGTACTGATTTAATGATTGAATTAATGAAGTATGGAATTTCAACAATTACTCTAAAATCGACCGGTTCAAATAGGCATGAAGGATTACGGGTTTGTATCTCTTTTGTAAGTGAAAAAGACATGC
The sequence above is a segment of the Candidatus Poseidoniia archaeon genome. Coding sequences within it:
- a CDS encoding pyridoxal phosphate-dependent aminotransferase produces the protein KQVYEKDMDETVGNGFYLTMSYPNYDGTDLMIELMKYGISTITLKSTGSNRHEGLRVCISFVSEKDMPVLEHRLKKFRENNK